The Halosimplex litoreum genome has a window encoding:
- a CDS encoding LSM domain-containing protein encodes MSGRPLDVLEASLGEEVTVRLKGGEEYVGELSGYDQHMNLVLEDDQDTTIIRGDNVVSINP; translated from the coding sequence ATGAGTGGACGACCGCTGGACGTGCTCGAGGCCTCGCTCGGCGAGGAGGTCACGGTCCGTCTGAAGGGCGGCGAGGAGTACGTCGGTGAGCTCTCGGGCTACGACCAGCACATGAATCTGGTTCTCGAGGACGACCAAGACACAACGATTATACGCGGCGACAACGTCGTCTCGATCAACCCATGA
- a CDS encoding 50S ribosomal protein L37e, with translation MTGAGTPSQGKKNTTTHVKCRRCGEKSYHSKNKVCASCGFGESAKRRDYAWQDKAGE, from the coding sequence ATGACTGGTGCAGGAACCCCGAGTCAGGGGAAGAAAAACACCACGACACACGTCAAGTGTCGTCGGTGCGGTGAGAAATCGTATCACTCCAAGAACAAAGTCTGTGCGTCCTGCGGGTTCGGCGAGTCGGCCAAGCGACGGGACTACGCCTGGCAGGACAAAGCGGGCGAGTAA
- the purF gene encoding amidophosphoribosyltransferase: MHEKCGVVGISTADRDVARPLYYSLYALQHRGQESAGIVTHDGFQQYEHVEMGLVGDVFDESDLDSLNGSNGIGHVRYPTSGSVNNCCAQPFSVSFKSGSLGLAHNGNLINTAEIREELAALGHAFTSDGDTEVIAHDLARNLLEEDLVRAVKRTMSRIHGSYSLTITHDETVLGVRDPQGNRPLCIGELDDGYVLASESAAIDTLDGELVRDVRPGELVVLHDDGSGFDTYQLVETEQTAHCFFEHVYFARPDSVIDDELVYEVRRDLGGALWEESGIETDVVMPVPDSGRAFASGYADAAPEGVDFAEGLMKNRYVGRTFIMPTQDERERAVRLKLNPIKSTVEGKTVTVIDDSIVRGTTSSQLVELLYEAGAEEVHVRIGAPPIVAPCYMGIDMASRDELIAADRSVEEIREEIQADSLSYLSIEAIADALGTSDSDLCLGCVTGEYPYDIEGERTDREVTRPVVGHSSADD; the protein is encoded by the coding sequence ATGCACGAGAAGTGCGGCGTTGTCGGCATCTCTACCGCCGACCGAGACGTCGCCCGCCCCCTCTACTATTCGCTCTACGCCCTCCAGCACCGCGGCCAGGAATCGGCCGGGATCGTCACCCACGACGGCTTCCAGCAGTACGAACACGTCGAGATGGGACTGGTCGGCGACGTTTTCGACGAGTCCGACCTGGACTCGCTCAACGGCTCGAACGGCATCGGCCACGTCCGCTACCCCACCTCGGGGTCGGTCAACAACTGCTGTGCGCAGCCGTTCTCGGTCTCGTTCAAGAGTGGCTCGCTCGGCCTCGCCCACAACGGCAACTTGATCAACACCGCGGAGATCCGTGAGGAACTCGCCGCGCTGGGCCACGCCTTCACCTCCGACGGCGACACCGAAGTGATCGCCCACGACCTCGCTCGCAATCTCCTCGAAGAGGACCTTGTCCGGGCGGTCAAACGGACGATGAGCCGGATCCACGGCTCCTATTCGCTGACGATCACCCACGACGAGACGGTCCTGGGCGTGCGAGACCCGCAGGGCAACCGACCACTGTGTATCGGTGAACTCGACGACGGCTACGTGCTCGCCTCCGAGAGCGCGGCGATCGACACGCTGGACGGCGAACTCGTCCGGGACGTGCGGCCGGGTGAACTCGTCGTGCTCCACGACGACGGCAGCGGCTTCGACACCTACCAGCTCGTCGAGACCGAACAGACCGCTCACTGCTTTTTCGAACACGTCTACTTCGCGCGGCCGGACTCGGTCATCGACGACGAACTCGTCTACGAGGTTCGCCGTGACCTGGGCGGCGCGCTGTGGGAAGAATCGGGCATCGAGACCGACGTGGTGATGCCCGTGCCCGACTCGGGGCGGGCGTTCGCTTCGGGCTACGCCGACGCCGCGCCCGAGGGCGTCGACTTCGCAGAGGGGCTGATGAAGAACCGCTACGTCGGGCGCACGTTCATCATGCCGACACAGGACGAACGCGAGCGGGCCGTCCGGCTCAAGCTCAACCCGATCAAGAGCACGGTCGAGGGCAAGACCGTCACGGTCATCGACGACTCCATCGTCCGCGGGACGACCTCCTCGCAGCTCGTGGAGTTGCTCTACGAGGCCGGCGCCGAGGAGGTCCACGTCCGCATCGGCGCGCCGCCGATCGTCGCGCCCTGTTACATGGGCATCGACATGGCCAGCCGCGACGAACTCATCGCGGCGGACAGGTCCGTCGAGGAGATCCGCGAGGAGATCCAGGCGGACTCGCTGTCGTATCTCTCCATCGAGGCCATCGCCGACGCGCTCGGCACGTCCGACTCGGACCTGTGTCTGGGCTGTGTCACCGGCGAGTATCCCTACGACATCGAAGGAGAACGGACCGACCGCGAGGTCACCCGACCGGTCGTCGGGCACTCCTCGGCCGACGACTGA
- a CDS encoding XapX domain-containing protein — MVSATTAALALLTGFLTGAVFRFLNVPIPAPPNAAGVLGVVGIYLGYVVLDHFDVGIDLLGYV; from the coding sequence ATGGTGTCGGCCACTACCGCGGCTCTCGCCCTGCTGACGGGGTTTCTGACCGGTGCAGTCTTCCGATTCCTGAACGTCCCGATCCCGGCGCCCCCGAACGCAGCCGGCGTGCTGGGAGTCGTCGGGATCTACCTGGGGTACGTCGTCCTCGACCACTTCGACGTGGGAATCGACCTACTCGGGTACGTCTGA